Within Corynebacterium timonense, the genomic segment GAAACGCGCGCCACCGGGCCGGGGCGCACCGTCACCCTGCCCGCGGACGACCCAGACCTCACGGCGGGCGACCCGCTCGACTCGCTGGCCTGGGACGACTGGCTACACGCCGAGGAGTAGGCGTGGGTCCGTGCCCGTCGCCAGCGCGGTGACCAGCGCGATGCGCGCCTGGCCCGCGCGCAGCCAGCCGCCCGGCAGTGCCCCGCGCGCGCCGAGGCTCGACCCGCCGCCGACGCCGCCGTAGTCGAAGGAGACTTCGCCGAAGGGCACCGACGTGGCCACGACCACGGGGATCCCGGCGTCGAGGGCGCGCCCGAGGGCCTCGCCCATCTGCTCGGACACGTTGCCCGAGCCGAGCGCCTCCACCACGATCCCGTCGGGGGTGGCCGCTACGACCCGGTCAACGAGGTCGCCCTCCGCGCCGGGCCAGGCGCGAAGGATGGGCACGTCCACCCCGGCCAGCGCGGCGGGGGAGACCGGGGCGGGGCGCGGCAGCGAGAGCGGGGCGGACAGCGCGAAGGCGCGCCGCTCGGCGGTGTCGCGCTTGATCAGGCCGCGGGCGGCGAGAGTGTCCCCGCCGAAGGCCACCATGACGCCCTGGCCGCGCGCGAGGGGGTCGGCGGCCAGCGCGATCGCCCGGTTCAAGTTGTCGGGGCCGTCCGCGTGGGGGTGGTCGGCGGGGAGCTGGGAGCCGGTGAGGACGACGGGGCGCGGGTCGTCGTGGACCAGGTCGAGCGCAAGCGCGGTCTCCGCCAGCGAGTCTGTGCCGTGGGTGATCACGATGCCGGCGACGTTGGCGTCGGAAAGCGCCCGGCGCGACAGCTCGATAAGAGTGTCGAGCTCGCCGAGGCTTATCGACGACGAATCGAGCCGCGCCGCGTCATACACCCGCACCTCCTCCGTGGTTCCGCACGCGCGGACGAGGTCTTCGGCAGACAGCGTCGGCGTGCGCGCTCCCGTGCCCGGGTCGGTGGTACAGGCGATCGTGCCACCCGTAGAGATCACGAGGACAAAGTTTCCGAGTTGCTGAGCAATAGTCATGAATACGCGAGTGTTGGTTGGGGTTTGTCTTTCTCCATCGGTAACCTTAGCCGGGGCACAAACGGGTCGCCGGTGCCGCTTCAACGAGATCAAGGAGAAACCGTGAAAAACGCGAAAGCACAGAAGCTTACTGCTGCGCTCGCCGCGCTCGGAGCCGCAGTGACGCTCGCCGCCTGCTCGAATGATGAGGGCGACGACGCCGCCGACTCCACCCCCACCACCTCCGGCTCCAGCAGCGCCGCCGAGGCGCCGGCCGCCCAGCTGCCCAGCGCCGCCGAGCTCAACGCCGTCCTCGCGCGCGCGACCGACCCCAACCTGCCCATCGAGGAGCGCGTAACCACGGTCCAGGGCGGCGAGACCGCGCCTGAGCTTTTCGACGTCATGGCCCAATCCCAGCAGGAATCCGGCGCAAACTTCCAGGTCGTCGACCCGGTCTTGCCCGGGTATTCCCCGAACACGGCGCTGGCCACTGTCAACTTCACCGCCCCCGACCAGCAAGCACAGCTTGCCGAGAACGTGGAGTTCATCTACGAAGACGGCGCCTGGAAGCTTTCCCAGTCGTGGGCCTGCACCCTGGTGACCAACACGGTCCCGGCCGAGCAGGTGCCCGAGATGTGCCGCACGCAGGCCCCCGCCGGTGAGGCGCCGGCCGAGGGCGCGCCGGCAGGGGGCGCGCCCGCGGAGGGTGCGCCCGCTGCTCCGCAGCTCTAGGTCGCGGGCGGTCGTCGCACCTTGGTCGACCTCAACGAAATCCTGCGGGTAAAACTCCTGGTCGCGTGACCCCGGTTTGCGTTGAGGTCGACTAGGCGGGGTGTGCTGGTCGACCTCAGCGAAATCTGGAGCGTAAAACCCCTGGTCGCGCGCCACGGAAATACCTTGAGGTCGACTAGGCCTGGCGCCCTGGTCGACCTCAGCGAAATCTGGAGCGTAAAACCCCCGCCCCAGCGCAGAGCGCCCTTAACTGTCGTCGCGCCAGACCTCGTCGGTCCACAGGGTGGACAGGGTGAGAATCCGGGCGCGGGAGTCGCCAGAATCGACACGCGCGCGCCATTGGCGGCGCAGCCAGCGGTCGTGGCTGGTGATGACGACGGTGCCGGGGAAGTCCACGAGCGCCGATTCGAGTTCCTCGGCGAGGGCGAGGGAGAGGTGGTTCGTGGGCTCGTCGAGAAGCAGCAGGTCTGGCGGGGAGCACAGGATGATGCCGAGGGACACGCGGCGGCGTTGGCCGAAAGACAGTGCCTCGAGCGGCCGGGCGGCCTGCTCCTCGGTCATGAGGCCGAGCTCGACGAGGTCGGGCGCGCCCTCAGGGGTGCGCTGCGCGAAGGCCTCGGCGGCGGTGAGGCGAAGGTCCTCCCACGAATCGTCCTGCTCGAGGCGGGCGACGGTCATCTCTTCCGGCATGACCAGCTCTCCCTCGTAGCCGCGAAGGGTCCCGTCGAGGATTTTCAGCAAGGTCGACTTTCCGGCCCCGTTCGGCCCTTCCACGAGCAGCTGCTGGCCGGGCTGGATCTTTATGGTGAGCGGCTCGAGCCGGCCGCCAACGGCGAGCTCGCGAGCGACGACCGCGGGGACCCCGAGGCTCGTCACGACACTCGGGGGCAGGCCCTGAAACTCGAGGCGCTTCGGCGGGGCGGGCAGCTCGCGTCGCTCCAGCTCGGCGAGGCGGTTTTCGGCGGAGCGGCGCCGGTTGCCCACGGTTTTGGCGGCGCGGTCCGCGTAGAATTTCGCCGCCTTGCGCGTTTCCGTCTTATTCTCCTGGGAGTGGAAAATATCCCCCGCGCCGACGTCGGCGGCCTTTTCTAGGCGTGCGCGCTCGTGCTCTTGGGCGGCGTAGTCGGTCTCCCACCGGCGTCGGCGGGCCTCGCGGGCGGCGAGGTAGTCCGTGAAAGAGCCGGTGAAGCGGGCGCCCTGCCGGGTGTCCTCGCCGAAGCCTCCCTCGGCCCCGAGACCCGGGTCGAGGTCGACGAGGCCGTCACAGGCGGCGTCGAGGAAAAAGCGGTCGTGGCTGGCGGCAAGCACCGAGCCGGTGAAGGCATTGAGCTCGGTGACGAGGAAGTCCACGGCGGCGTCGTCGAGGTGGTTGGTCGGCTCGTCGAGCACCATCGCGTCCACGGGGCGCAGCAGCAGGGTGGCCAGGGCGAAGCGGCGGCGCTGCCCGCCAGACATCTCGCCGAGCGGGGTGGATAGCGCGACGTTGGAGAGGCCAAGGCCCGCGAGGACGGTGGCGATGCGCGCGTCGAGTTCCCATACCCCGTTGTTTTGCGCGAGGGCGAGGGTGCGGTCGAACTCGTCGGCAGCGTCTGGGTCAGTCGCCATGCGGTCGGACAGCTCGGTGATGCGGGCTTCAATGTGCCGCAGCTGCTCCACGGCGCCTTCGATGAGCTGGGAGGCGGGGGCCGTGAAGGGCAGATCGGTCTCCTGGGGGATGAACCCGGTCACCGGAGGGGTGATGATGCTGCCGGCGTCCGGGCTCAGCGCCCCGGAAACCAGCGCGAGCAGGGTGGACTTGCCCGCGCCGTTTTCGCCGATGAGGCCGGTCACCGAGTCGGAGGGCACGGCGAAGGAGATGTCGGTGAGAACCCGCCGGCCCCCCGGGTACGAGAAGGAGACACCGTCGAGGCCGATGTGCAGCGGAGCAACCATATGGAGAGTTTACGTCCCGTACTCGATGGCGGTCGTGATGTCTTGGACAACGCGGGTGACGGGGTCGGGCCCGGCGTAGACCACGCGGGTGGTGGCCTCGACGGTCCCGGACACGGGGAGCGGGGCCGCCCGCGACACCACGATCTGGCCCTGGGAGGTGGTCTCCGAGCTGTCGACGGTCAGCGTCTGGCCGTCGAGCTCCCCGGCGATGTCGTTGTCGATGGAGACGCTGTCGCGCGCCGGGCGCTCGTGCACCTGCACGTCGAGGGTGATCCGGTCGCCCTCGATGTTGGCGACGGTGTAGATGGTGGTGCGCCGCATCGCGTCGGCGCCGGTGACGCGGGTGTCGACGCTCCACGACCCGCCCACGCCGACCGGCTGCTCGGGGACAACGACGTTGGTGGCCAGCACGGTGAGCAGCGCGCGTTCCACGGCTTGGCGGTCCTGTTCGGTCGAGTCGTCGGGGGCGAGGAGCTTGACCGTCGAGACGGCCCCGGTGGCGGAGGCGCGCCAGGCCATCTCGAAGCCTGCGGCGCTCGCGACGTCCGGGTGCTCACCCACGGTGACGTGCACGAGACGTTGCGCCGCCTCCTCGTCTGCGCCCGGGGCGGGGGCCTCGCCGGAGCTCACGCTCAGCGGCAGGGTCGTGGTGTCGGCGGGGGCGTCCTGGGGTGCGTGCGTGTCGACGGCGTCGGCGGGAACCACCTGCTGTGCAAAGCCCTGGGAGACCGCGACGGTGATGTCCCATTGCGCGGTGTCGCCGGCGTCGCCGGCGGCGAGGTCGAGCTGCTGCGGGTCGGCGCCCGCGTCGATGAGCGTGACGGAGGGGTGGTCGACGGCGAAGGCGGGCACTCCCTCGAGCGGGTCCTGCGGCCCAGCGCAGGAGGCGAGGGCACACACGGGGGCGAGCACAAGGGCGGCGCTGAGTGCGCTGAGTACACGGATAGTCACACGACGAACTTACCGTGCCCTCGTGAGGGTTGCGGCTACAGTTAACAGGCGATGGATATACAGAAAGAACGCAGCGCCACGCGCGGTGTGAAGGGACGCAGGCTTGCGGTTCTCGCGGGTGTGATGGCCGCGATCGCGGCCATTGACCAGCTTATCAAGCAGATCGCGGTGACCACGCTCGAGCCAGGCGAGCCCGTCAACGTCATCGGCGACTGGTTCCGCCTTGTGCTTCTGTTCAACCCGGGCGCGGCCTTTTCCATGGGGCAGAACTCGACCTGGTTGTTCACCACGATCCAGCTCGCCTTCGTCGTCGGTGCCCTCGTCGCGGCACCCCACGTCAGCCACCGTGTCGAGCTCGCGGGGCTTGCTCTCATCGCAGGAGGGGCGCTGGGTAACCTCATCGACAGGCTGACCCGCCCGCCGGGGTTCTGGTTCGGCCACGTGATCGACTACATCTCGGTGGGTGGATTCGCGGTGTTTAACTTCGCCGACGCCGCGATCACCGTCGGTGTGGCCGTCTTCATCATCGCCTTGTTCGTGGGGGAGCTCGACAATGGCCGGTGAGTTCCGCGCCCTTCCCGTCCCCGAGGGGCTCGACGGTATGCGTGTCGACGCCGCCGTGGCCAAGATCTTCGGCATCTCGCGCGCGCTCGCCGCCGAGATCATCGCCGACGGCGACGTGCTTGTCGACGCCACAGCGGTCCAAAAATCCGAGCGCGTGCGCGCCGGGTCGATGCTGGAGGCCACGCTGCCGGCGCCGAAAGCGCCCCCGCGCCCCAAGGCGGAGCACGTCGAGGGCATGAGCATCATTTACTCCGACGCGGATGTTATTGCCGTCGATAAGCCTGTCGGCGTGGCCGCGCACCCGACCCTGGGCTGGGAGGGGCCGACCGTCGTTGGAGGGCTGGAGGCGATGGGCTTCGAGCTTCCCGACGCCGGCCCCCCCGAGCGCAAAGGCATTGTCCAACGCCTTGATGTGGGCACCTCCGGGGTGATGATCGTGGCCGCGAGCGTGCACGGCTACTCCGTGCTCAAACGGGCGTTTCGCGAGCGCACCGTGGAAAAGACCTACCACGCCGTGGTGCAGGGGCTACCCGACCCGATCGTGGGCACGATCGACGCGCCCATCGGGCGCCACCCCTCCGCTGGCTGGAAGTTCGCCGTGACAGGCGACGGGCGCAACTCGGTGACCCACTACGAGGTGATTGAGGCGTTCCGCGAGGCCTCGTTGCTCGAGGTCCGCCTGGAAACGGGGCGCACCCACCAGATCCGCGTCCACATGTCTGCCACCGGCCACCCCTGCGTCGGCGACCCGATGTACGGCTCGGACCCGACACTGACCGCCCGCCTGGGCCTGACCCGCCAATGGCTGCATGCAACGAAGCTGGGGTTCACACACCCGCGCTCGGCGTCGTGGATGGAGGTGGAGTCGCCGTACCCGGCTGACCTCGCCCACGCCGTGGAGGTGCTGCGAGGGTGAAGGGCGCCGTGCTGGCCGCGGTCACGGCGGGTGTGATCGCCGTCGCCGGGCTCGTGGCGCTCGGGGAAAGCGTGCAGGTCGCGCCCGTCCCCGCTGGCGACCAGCTCGGCGCGGAGGCGGGGGAGAGCTGGGAGGCCTACGCGCAGCGGGCCGCCGAGTCGCTCGCGCAGGCGCCGGCTGAGGAGCCGGTCTTCGCCCTGGTCACCTTCCTGCCGGGGGCGGGGCCCGCCGAGGCCGCCGCGGAGCTGGAGGGGATCGGTCGAGTCAACGCCGCCGTCTTTGCCGGAAAGGCCGCGCAGCCCGTGCCCGAGCCCACCGGGGGTGACGGGCGCGCCGAGGTGTTCACCCGCGCCGCCGAGCGAGCCGGGGTCGACCCGGGGAGCCTGCTCGGCGTCGTGATCTATGCCCCAGGGGGCCAGTTGCGCGAGGTCGCAGGGCGCGCAGGAGTCGCCGCTGTGGAAGCGCTGCCTCCCGACGCGGTGTGGGGGGCCTTCGCCATCGTGCCCACGCCCGCCAGCTAGGCAGGGGTAAATATTCAACGGGACGGGGTATACTTCCGCCCGTTATGTCCACGCGCCGCCTGTGGGTTCGGCGCATCACTCTTGGAGGAAGAAGCGGTGCACCCTTCTGTTGAGACACTCGCCGTCACTCGCTCGCGCAGCGTGGGGGCGCAGGGCGTGAAGTTACGAGTGAAGAAGGCCTGCGCCGCGGCGGTGGCCGCGACCGCACTGTTCGTGGCCGGCTGCGGCGTCGGCGGCGGCGACGCGGCTGACGGGCTGGGAGCCGGCGACTACACAGTGGCCGAGGTCGGCAACGTGACCAACAGCATCGTGGTCAACGGCAACATCGCCCCGATCCGCTCGACCAGCATCACCTCGCCCCTGCAGTCCGAGGTGGTCCAGCTGGCCGTCGCCGCCGGTGATCGCGTTGAGCAGGGGCAGTTCCTCGCTGAGATGGACACGGAGGCGATCGAACGCCAGCTCGCGGAGCAGCGCAAGCAGGCCGAGGCCGCCCAGGCGCAGGCGGCGCAGGGCTACGAGCAGGCGCGCGCACAGCTAGCGGCGCACACACAGCAGGTGCAGAGCGGGACGCACCCCGCCATCAGCGCGGCCCGCGCCCAGGCCGCGGAGGCCGCCGAGGCGGACGCGGCGGCAGGCGCCCCGACCCAGATGATCCTCGCCGCCAACGAGCAGGGCCAGACCGTGGGCATCGCCCCGATCGAGGAAGACCAGGCGGGCCAGGCGCAGGCGGGACAGGCGCAGGCGGGCCAGGCGCAGGCCCAGGCGGCGCTCCAGGCCGCCCAGGCGCAGGTAGCCGAGGAAAGCCAGCAGCTCCAGGCGCAGGCGGAAAGCGCGCGCCAGCAGGCCCAAGCCGCCAACAACATGGGCACCGACAGCTCCCTGGAGTACCAGGTGCAGCAGAGCACCATCTACGCCCCGATGTCGGGCGTCGTCGCCACCGTCGACGTGCAGGTCGGCGACGTGCCGCAGGGCCGCATCCTCAGCATCGCCGACGACTCCCGGCTGCTGATTACCTCCGAGGTGCGTGAAGCTGACGTCGCAAACGTCAAGGTGGGTGACGCGGTGCGTTTTACCTCCACGGCGACGGGCGATAAGGAGTACCAGGGCAAAGTCCGGCGCATCGCCCCCGTCGGCTCGCAGGGCGCGGCGAACCCCGAGCAGCAGCAAAACGGGGGTGCAGGCGCTAAGGCGGGCCGCGGCGGCGTGAGCTTCCCCATCGAGATCGAGGTCGAGGGCGACAAAGAAGGCCTGCTGCTGGGTGGCTCCGTGCGCGCGGAGATTATTACGGACGAGACGCCCGAGGCGCTCATGGTGCCGCTCGACGCGATCTACGACGACAACAAGATCCTCGTCCTGGCCACGGGCTCCGGCGAGGAGGACGGCAGGCAGGGCACCGTCGAGGAGCGCACCGTGACCACGGGCACGGCCAACGAAGTCGATATCGCGGTCACCGGGGGCGACCTCGAGCCCGGCGACATCGTCATCAACTGGCCCGACCGCTTCCGCGACCGGCTGGGCGAGACTGTCGAGATCACCGACCCGAACTTTGATCCGGCCCAGGTGGACGGCGGCGGCGAGCCCGACGAGTCCGGTCAGGCAGGCGACGACAACGCCGACCAGGGCGCGTAAGGGGGCCTTGTGAAGCATTCGCTCAGCGCCTCTGCAGAGGGAAACATGGCGAACACCGGCCTGCTCATTGACATGCGCGGCATCGTCAAAACCTACAACCCAGGCGAGCCGAGCGAGGTCAAGGTCTTGCACGGCATCGACTTCCACACCGAGCAAGGCGAGTTCGTCTCTATCGTCGGCCCCTCGGGCTGCGGCAAGTCGACGCTCATGAACCTCATCGGCATGCTGGATCGCCCCACCGACGGCGCCTACGCCTTCAACGGCGAGCCCGTGTACGCCAAGGAAGACAACGAGCTCGCCTCCTACCGCAGCAACAACATCGGGTTCATCTTCCAAAACTTCAACCTCATCGGGCGTATCGACGCCCTCCAGAACGTGGCCATGCCCATGATGTACGCGGGGGTGGACAAGAAGTCCCGCGAGGCGCGCGCCGCCGAGCTGCTCGAACGCGTGGGCATGGGCGACCGCCTGCACCACAACCCCAACGAGCTCTCGGGTGGGCAGAAGCAGCGCGTCGCCATCGCGCGCAGCCTCGCCAACGATCCCGATCTTTTGCTTGCCGACGAGCCCACCGGCGCCCTGGACTCCACCACGGGCCGGCTGGTCATGGACCTGTTCCACGAGCTGAACAAGGACTTGGGCAAGGCCATCGTGTTCATCACCCACAACCCGGACCTGGCCGAGGAGACCGGCCGCGTTGTGGAGATGATGGA encodes:
- a CDS encoding asparaginase, which codes for MTIAQQLGNFVLVISTGGTIACTTDPGTGARTPTLSAEDLVRACGTTEEVRVYDAARLDSSSISLGELDTLIELSRRALSDANVAGIVITHGTDSLAETALALDLVHDDPRPVVLTGSQLPADHPHADGPDNLNRAIALAADPLARGQGVMVAFGGDTLAARGLIKRDTAERRAFALSAPLSLPRPAPVSPAALAGVDVPILRAWPGAEGDLVDRVVAATPDGIVVEALGSGNVSEQMGEALGRALDAGIPVVVATSVPFGEVSFDYGGVGGGSSLGARGALPGGWLRAGQARIALVTALATGTDPRLLLGV
- a CDS encoding ABC-F family ATP-binding cassette domain-containing protein, which codes for MVAPLHIGLDGVSFSYPGGRRVLTDISFAVPSDSVTGLIGENGAGKSTLLALVSGALSPDAGSIITPPVTGFIPQETDLPFTAPASQLIEGAVEQLRHIEARITELSDRMATDPDAADEFDRTLALAQNNGVWELDARIATVLAGLGLSNVALSTPLGEMSGGQRRRFALATLLLRPVDAMVLDEPTNHLDDAAVDFLVTELNAFTGSVLAASHDRFFLDAACDGLVDLDPGLGAEGGFGEDTRQGARFTGSFTDYLAAREARRRRWETDYAAQEHERARLEKAADVGAGDIFHSQENKTETRKAAKFYADRAAKTVGNRRRSAENRLAELERRELPAPPKRLEFQGLPPSVVTSLGVPAVVARELAVGGRLEPLTIKIQPGQQLLVEGPNGAGKSTLLKILDGTLRGYEGELVMPEEMTVARLEQDDSWEDLRLTAAEAFAQRTPEGAPDLVELGLMTEEQAARPLEALSFGQRRRVSLGIILCSPPDLLLLDEPTNHLSLALAEELESALVDFPGTVVITSHDRWLRRQWRARVDSGDSRARILTLSTLWTDEVWRDDS
- the lspA gene encoding signal peptidase II, translating into MDIQKERSATRGVKGRRLAVLAGVMAAIAAIDQLIKQIAVTTLEPGEPVNVIGDWFRLVLLFNPGAAFSMGQNSTWLFTTIQLAFVVGALVAAPHVSHRVELAGLALIAGGALGNLIDRLTRPPGFWFGHVIDYISVGGFAVFNFADAAITVGVAVFIIALFVGELDNGR
- a CDS encoding RluA family pseudouridine synthase, with amino-acid sequence MAGEFRALPVPEGLDGMRVDAAVAKIFGISRALAAEIIADGDVLVDATAVQKSERVRAGSMLEATLPAPKAPPRPKAEHVEGMSIIYSDADVIAVDKPVGVAAHPTLGWEGPTVVGGLEAMGFELPDAGPPERKGIVQRLDVGTSGVMIVAASVHGYSVLKRAFRERTVEKTYHAVVQGLPDPIVGTIDAPIGRHPSAGWKFAVTGDGRNSVTHYEVIEAFREASLLEVRLETGRTHQIRVHMSATGHPCVGDPMYGSDPTLTARLGLTRQWLHATKLGFTHPRSASWMEVESPYPADLAHAVEVLRG
- a CDS encoding efflux RND transporter periplasmic adaptor subunit; amino-acid sequence: MHPSVETLAVTRSRSVGAQGVKLRVKKACAAAVAATALFVAGCGVGGGDAADGLGAGDYTVAEVGNVTNSIVVNGNIAPIRSTSITSPLQSEVVQLAVAAGDRVEQGQFLAEMDTEAIERQLAEQRKQAEAAQAQAAQGYEQARAQLAAHTQQVQSGTHPAISAARAQAAEAAEADAAAGAPTQMILAANEQGQTVGIAPIEEDQAGQAQAGQAQAGQAQAQAALQAAQAQVAEESQQLQAQAESARQQAQAANNMGTDSSLEYQVQQSTIYAPMSGVVATVDVQVGDVPQGRILSIADDSRLLITSEVREADVANVKVGDAVRFTSTATGDKEYQGKVRRIAPVGSQGAANPEQQQNGGAGAKAGRGGVSFPIEIEVEGDKEGLLLGGSVRAEIITDETPEALMVPLDAIYDDNKILVLATGSGEEDGRQGTVEERTVTTGTANEVDIAVTGGDLEPGDIVINWPDRFRDRLGETVEITDPNFDPAQVDGGGEPDESGQAGDDNADQGA
- a CDS encoding ABC transporter ATP-binding protein; translated protein: MANTGLLIDMRGIVKTYNPGEPSEVKVLHGIDFHTEQGEFVSIVGPSGCGKSTLMNLIGMLDRPTDGAYAFNGEPVYAKEDNELASYRSNNIGFIFQNFNLIGRIDALQNVAMPMMYAGVDKKSREARAAELLERVGMGDRLHHNPNELSGGQKQRVAIARSLANDPDLLLADEPTGALDSTTGRLVMDLFHELNKDLGKAIVFITHNPDLAEETGRVVEMMDGRVSNVRTPAAAAAKAGERE